AGCCGCTGGTTGCGTATTCGTGGCAAATGAGCCAGTGGCAGCATTTGCAACAGTTAATAGAATCTGGCCGTCTACCTCATGCCTTATTATTAGTCGGACCGGATTCGATAGGTAAGCTGCGTTTTGCGAAAGCCCTTGCGGGCTATTTGCTGTGTGAATCTCCCGGCCAACTTGCGGCCTGTGGTCATTGCCGCAGTTGCCATTTTCAAATAGACGCCAGTAATCCGGATTATCGTGAGATTTGTCCCGATGAAGGCAAGCGTCAGATAGGGATAGATCAAGTGCGCAGCTTGCTGAATTTTTCAGGACAACATGCGCACCGCGATAACGGTAAAAAAATCGTCGTTATTCATCCCGCAGAGGCGATGAATGTGTTTACCGCCAATGCGCTCTTAAAAACCTTAGAAGAGCCCAATGCGGGCACAGTTTTAATATTGGTGAGTCACAGTAGTAGTCAATTATTGCCAACGATACGATCGCGCTGCGTTCAGTTGCGTTTTGGGGTGCCAGATGCCGCGCTCGCAGAGTCATGGTTGCGTGATTATGTTGGCGACGGCGAGCTAAGCAAGACTTTGTTAAGAGAGGTTGGCGGCCGGCCCTTAGCGGCGCGGCAAACCTTTGACGATGACGGTTTGGCCGTTCGTCAAAGCTTTGACTCGGCGCTGACCGAACTGTTTGAAGGCCAGAAAACAGCGCTGCAAGTCGCCGAGGAATTACTTGATAAAGATATACTGCAGGTGCTGGATTGGTGGTGTAGACGACTGATGGATTTATCACGTCATCAGCTGGCGTCTCATGCCTTAGCGGCGGAAAGTTGGCAGCGATTTAAGGTTCTGCCGCCTGCGTTGGTCATGCAAACATTGCAGCGCGGCTTAGAATTACGATCAGGATTCAGTCGGGGTGTGGCATTAAATAAGCGCCTAGTGTTAGAAACTCTCTTTCTTGAATGGGTGGCGCTATGCCAGCGTAATGCGGCATCATAAGAGCTTGCTATATTGAGTAGTGTTGCTGAAATTGGCTATAAGTAAATGGATGTGAGTAAGTGGGGTTGAATATATGAGCGGTGCGCAGGGTGCACGTAACGGTATTTTGTCTCTTACTATTAGAGATAAGGCCGTTCTCTATGCGGCGTATATGCCATTTATAGTCGATGGCGGTTTGTTTGTGCCTACCACTAAGTCCTACCAAGTGGGTGATGAAGTGTTCATGCTACTTACCTTGATGGACGAGCCAGAAAAACTCCCGATTGCTGGCAAAGTCGTATGGATCACTCCCCGCGGTGCGCAGAGCAACCGAGCGGCGGGTATTGGCGTGCAGTTTATTGGTGGTGACGGCGTTGCCAATAAAAAAATCGAGTCGTATCTTGCTGGTATTCTTGAGTCAGACAAACCCACGCATACCATGTAAACCATCACAGGCCGATTCAGGCCTGTATTTAAATTATTAAAAACGGAAGCCTCATGCTTGTAGACAGCCATTGTCATCTTGATCGCATTGATCTGAAACCCTATGGCGGTGACTTAGATTTAGCCATTCAGGCGGCGACGGAACGCGGCGTGTCGAAAATGCTGTGTATTGGTATCGACTTAGGTAATGCGCCTGCCGTGGTCGCGATCGCCGAACGATTCCCGCAAATATACGCCTCCGTGGGTGTGCACCCCCTCGATATTAGCGATGAGATCTGTTCAGTGCAGACGCTGACGGAGCTGGCAGACCATCCCAAGGTCGTTGCCATCGGTGAAACTGGCTTGGATTATTATTACAGCAGTGAGCGAAAAGTGGATCAGCAGCGCAGTTTTGCCCAGCATCTGCAGGTGTCGGCTGTGTGCGGTAAACCAACGATAGTCCATACCCGCGATGCCCGTGAAGATACCTTGGCGATTATTGCTGAGCATGGGTCTCCTCAAGTAGGCGGGGTTTTGCATTGCTTTACTGAATCTTGGGAAATGGCGGAAGCCGCGATGGCAATGGGTTACTACATTTCCTTTTCCGGCATTATCACGTTTAAAAATGCCAACGAGCTGCGCGAGGTCGTTCGCCGTGTTCCCATTGAGCGTTTGCTGGTCGAGACCGATTCCCCGTATCTCGCGCCGGTGCCATACCGCGGCAAGAAAAACGAGCCTAAATATGTTGTTGAAGTGGCCGAGTGTGTCGCGGAGTTAAAGGGCTTGTCTTACGAGGATGTATTACGCCACACCACCCAAAACTTTGAACGTCTGTTTCCCTTAGCAAAATAGTCCCAAGCCTGGATGAGTAGTCCTTTCCGCCCTAGGAGGTAGTGCATTGAGCACAGAAAATTTATTAACCACCCCGTTAAATGCGCTTCATCGCGAGCTTTCTGCAAAAATGGTGCCCTTTGCGGGCTACGATATGCCAGTGCAATACCCCTTGGGTGTGCTTAAAGAACATTTGCATGTGCGCGCTGCAGCGGGTGTGTTTGACGTTTCCCATATGGGTCAAATTCGCGTGAGTGGCGAGAATGTCGCGGCTGAATTAGAAAAACTAATGCCGCAGGATGTCTTGGGTCTACCCCTTAATCGGCAGCGCTATGGCCTGCTGACGAATGAGCAGGGCGGTATTCTGGATGATTTGATGTTTGCTAATTGTGGTGATTACTTTCTTTTAATTGTGAATGCTGCCTGCAAGCATCAAGATTTTGCGTGGCTGCGCAAACATTTACCGGCCAGCGTCGAGATGGAGATGCTCGAGGATCAGGGTTTGCTGGCATTGCAGGGACCGAAGGCGCGCCAGGTCTTGTCGCGTTTCGCGGCTGAGACGGCAGCAATGGTGTTTATGGATACCGCAAACTGCACGATAGACGGTATTGAGTGTTGGCTAAGTTGCTCGGGCTACACTGGCGAAGACGGATTTGAAATTTCTGTAGCGCCAGAAAAGGCCGAGGCGCTAGCGCGCATTCTGCTGGCTCAATCCGAAGTCGAATTTATTGGCCTGGGCGCAAGAGATTCACTGCGGCTAGAGGCCGGCTTGTGTCTTTACGGACACGATATGAATGACACCATCAGTCCTATTAGAGCTAATTTGCTGTGGTCGATTTCAAAAGCTCGGCGACCGGATGGCGCGCGCAGCGGCGGTTATCCCGGTGCAGATGTCATTGCCCAGGAGTTAAATGACGGCGTAGCAGAAAAGCGGGTCTTGATTGATGTGGAGGGCAGGGCGCCGGTGCGCGAAGGCGCCGATATTGTCACCGCCAGTGGTGATATTGTCGGGCGGGTGAGCAGTGGGGGCTTTGGTCCCAGTGTTGGGCGGCCAATTGTCATGGCCTATGTATCGACTGCAACCCTTAAAGCACAGAAGCCATTATTTGCCAGTGTGCGGGGCAAGCAATTGCCGGTGATGTTCAGGCCTTCACCTTTTGTAGAGCAGCGCTATTATCGCGGTTAGCCATTGTGAGGAAGGTGCTGTGAGTAAACCTTTTACAACATCGATTATCGAAGGTTTTTATGGGCGCGAGTGGACTTGGGCGCAGCGTTTCAGCTTGCCGGCTCTCGTTGCGAAATGGCAATACAGCAGCTACATCTACGCGCCAAAGGGTGACGCCAGTTTAAGAAATAATTGGGCGCAGCCCTTTGAGCCAAGCCATAGAGTTAATTTAGAGAACCTTGGAGCAAGCTGCCACGCGTCTGGTTTAGGTTGGGGTTTGGGTTTGTCTCCCGTTGGTTTGCAGGCAAATTATGGCGCGAGTGACAGGCGGCTATTAAAAGATAAAGTCGCTGAAATTCAAGAGCTTAATTTAGATGTATTATGGATTTTATTCGATGATCTGCCGGCGGGAAATCCGCAGTTAGCGCAGAATCAAATCGCCGTGGTTAATGATGTTAAACAGCAATTGCCCGGTGTTCAGCTGGCAATGTGCCCAAGCTATTACAGTTTTGATCCAATACTTGAAGACTTGTTTGGTAAGTGCCCAGACCATTATTTTAGTGATCTGAATGCTGGGCTTACTCAGGATATTGATCTGCTGTGGACGGGTAATAGAGTCATCAGTGATGGTTATACCGGCGATGATTGCCAGCGCGCTGCAGAGTTGCTGGGAAGGAAGCCACTAATTTGGGATAACTATCCCGTCAATGATGGCCGTAAAACCAGCCGTTTTCTGCATTTGGCGCCGTTTACTGGCCGCTCGTCAGAGATGGCTCAGTGGTGTCGCGGTCACGCCGTTAATCCCATGAATCAATTTCATTTATCCATGTTGGTCCTGCCAACGCTGGCAGCCGTCTATACTAGCAAAGCCAGCTACAATCCTGATCTTGCGTTTAAGGCTGCTCTTGCTGGATTGCCGGCGCAGTTGAGGGAGTTAATGTTGCGAGATGCGTTACTCTTTCAAGAAAAAGGCCTAGACGGCATCACTGCAGGCGAGAAGGCCGAGCTGGTAAATAGTTACCGTAAAATAGCCCATCCTCTGGCCGCTGAAGTTTGCGAGTGGCTGGATGAGGGCTATCGTTTTGACCCCGCTTGTTTGACTGATTAAATAACGGCGGAGCTTGCCAATATTTTGCTAATACGGTAGTTTTAGCACCCAATGTTTACATGGTAAACATAAAAGTATGGCAAATGCCGCCGCCACAACTCAATTTGAGGAACAAAAATGATTTATCAAGGCAAGGCGTTAACTGCAAAGTACCTGGAAGAAGGCATTGCGGAGCTCTGTTTCGACCTAGAAGGCGACTCAGTCAACAAATTTAATCGCGTTACTCTGCAAGAGTTAGGCGAAGCGACGACAGCGCTAGCTGCTGAAGCCAATCTGAAAGGCGTGCTTGTTACCAGCGCTAAATCAGTATTTATTGTTGGCGCGGATATCACCGAGTTCACTGAACTCTTCAAGCTACCGGATGCTGAGATTCGAGCGTGGACCTCTAAAGCAAACGACATCTTTAATGCATTTGAAGATCTGCCAGTACCGACAGTTGCGGTAATTAATGGCGTCGCCTTGGGCGGCGGTTTTGAAATGTGTTTGGCATGTGACTTCAGAGTCATGTCAACTGCCGCGATAGTAGGCTTGCCTGAAGTGAAGCTGGGGATTAATCCTGGGTTCGGCGGCACAGTAAGACTACCGCGTGTTATCGGTTGTGATAACGCCATGATGTGGGTTGCGACTGGTCAGCAACAAAAGCCTGCCGCAGCGCTTAAAGATGGTGGTGTAGATGCTGTCGTTGCGCCAGATGCACTACTCGATGCGTCCTTAGACTTGCTTAAAAACGCCATTGCGGGTGATTTTGATCACCATGCACGCAGAGCTGAGAAAACCTCGCCTGTTAAATTAAATGATATTGAACGCATGATGTCATTCACCACAGGTAAAGCCATGGTTGCACAGCAAGCTGGACGTCATATGCCTGCGCCACTTACGGCGGCTAAATCAATGGAGCGCAGTGCCGGCTTGAATCGGGCCGAGGCCATTGAGGTTGAAATAGATCATTTCCTTAAATTAGTACGTACTCCCCAGGCTAGCGCCCTAGTTGGGCTGTTTTTGAGTGAGCAAGCGGTGAGTAAAGCCGCTCGTGGTTTCGCCAAAACCGGTGGTGATATCAAACAAGCGGCAGTTTTGGGTGCGGGTATTATGGGCGGTGGTATTGCTTACCAGTCGGCCTATAAAGGCACGCCTATTCTGATGAAGGATATCGCTGACGCTGGTCTTGCACTTGGGATGAAGGAGGCGGGTAAATTACTTGCCAAGCGCGTGTCTCGCGGCCGCATGACCGCCGATAAAATGGCAGCCGTGTTAGGCAGTATCCGACCATCGCTGAATTACGACGGTTTTGATAAAGCCGATGTCATTGTTGAAGCGGTCGTAGAGAACGCTAAGGTTAAGCAAGCGGTTCTCTCTGAGACTGAAAAACACATCAGCACAGACGCTGTGCTGGCCTCTAATACCTCGACAATTTCTATCACCCACCTCGCTGAAGCGCTGGAGAGACCAGAGAACTTCTGCGGTATGCACTTTTTTAACCCAGTGCATGCGATGCCTTTAGTTGAGGTTATTCGCGGTGAGAAGACTAGCGATCTAACTATTGCAAAAGTGGTCAAGTACGCTTTGCAGATGGGTAAAACGCCGATTGTTGTTAATGATTGCCCGGGCTTTTACGTTAACCGCGTATTGTTTCCGTATTTCGCCGGCTTTGACATGCTTATACGCGACGGTGGCGATTTCCGTAAGATCGACAAAGTGATGGAAGGTTTCGGTATGCCAATGGGGCCTGCCTACCTGATGGACGTTGTTGGTATTGACACCGGTTATCATGCGGCAGAGGTAATGGCGGCAGGTTTCCCCGATAGAATGCGTCATGAATTTACCGGTATTTCTCAGCTAATGTTTGAAGCCAAGCGTTATGGCCAGAAAAACGGCATTGGTTTTTATCGCTATGAAGAAGATGCCAAGGGCAAGCCTAAGAAGTGCGAAGATGAGGCTGCGCTAGCGATGGCTGAATCTGCCAAGCAAGCATCGGTTGAATTGTCCGACGACGACATTGTCGCGAGAATGATGATTCCTATGTGCATTGAAACGGTTCGCTGTCTTGATGAAAACATCGTGCGTGACCCTGCTGATGCGGATATGGGCTTGGTTATGGGTATCGGTTTCCCAGTATTTCGTGGTGGTGCGCTGCGCTATATCGATCAAATGGGCGTGAAAGCCTTTTGTGAGATGGCAGATCAGTACGCGGATCTTGGTCCGCTATACCACCCAACAGAAAGCCTCCGTCAAATGGCGGCTAACGGCGAATCATTCTTTAAATAATCGGGCGGAGATATAACCATGACATACAAAGCAAATGATGTAGTAATCGTCGATTGCGCCCGTACTCCTATGGCGCGCTCAAAAAATGGCGTGTTTAGAAATGTGCGAGCGGAGAATATGTCGGCATCCTTGATCGACAGTTTGTTGGCGCGTAACCCCGGTATTGATCCGGCCCTTTTTGAAGATGTGATTTGGGGCTGCGTAAACCAGACCAATGAGCAGGGCTGGAACATTGCGCGGATGATCTCAGTAATGACTAAGCTCCCCCATGAAGTTGCTGGTCAGACTGTTAGCCGTTTGTGCGGCTCGTCAATGTCGGCCCTGCATACTGCAGCGCAGGCAATTATGAGCGGATATGGCGATACCTTTATGGTTGGCGGTGTTGAGCATATGGGCCATTTAGCTATGAGCCACGGTGTTGACCCTAACCCGCAAGCCAGTAAATACGTTGCTCGCGCTGCCGGCATGATGGGGATGACTGCAGAAGCCCTAGCGATGATGCACGGTATTGGTCGTGAGCAGCAGGATCAGTTCGGTATGCGCTCTCATCTATTGGCGGCTGATGCACGGGCCAATGGTCGCTTTGATAAGGAAATTATTGCCCTTGAAGGTCATGGCGAAGATGGTCGTAAACTATTGGTCAAAGCTGACACCACGATCCGTCCAGAAACGACGCTCGAAAGTCTGGCGCAATTGCGTCCTGCCTTTGATCCGCGTAATGGCACCGTGACTGCGGGTACTAGCTCGCAGATTGCTGATGGCGCCTCTGCCATGATCATGATGTCTGGTCAGCGGGCAATGGACTTAGGTCTAACGCCGCGCGCGAAAGTGGTTGGCATGGCGGTGGCGGGTGTTGATCCATCCATTATGGGTTACGGACCAGTGCCGGCAACGCATAAGGCTTTAAAGCGTCTTGGCATGAGCATGGACGACATAGAAACCGTCGAGTTGAACGAAGCTTTTGCGGCGCAGGCTCTGCCAGTGCTTAAAGATCTTAAGTTGCTAGACAAGATGGAAGATAAAGTGAACCTTAATGGCGGTGCTATAGCGCTTGGCCATCCATTTGGTTGCTCTGGAACCCGGATTGTCACTACGCTTATTAACGTTATGGAGCAGCGTGATACTTCCGTAGGTCTGGCTACCATGTGTATTGGTATGGGGCAGGGCATTAGTACAATTATTGAGCGGGTATAACCCGGCCTTAAAGGTCGCTCTTGTATGAATTTCGTGCAATATCGATCTTTAAGGATAATTGTTTGCAGGTCTGCTTGATCGCGCTCATGGCCTGTGGCACAATCTCGTTCCTCGCGCAGTCATGCTGCGCGATTTCATTTGTAAACCGTGATAATTCAATACCTTAAGGCGGTTTTACAGGTGTGCGGATGTGGTGAAATTGGTATACACGCCAGATTTAGGTTCTGGTGCCGCAAGGCGTGAGAGTTCGAGTCTCTCCATCCGCACCATTTCATAGAATTCTTTTAAGTGGCCGCTCTTTTATAATTGTGGCCATTTATGTTTAACAGCTCTGTTTTGAGGACCCCCCATGCAAGTCTCAGTTGAAACGACTTCTGGCCTAGAACGTCGCCTGATTGTAGGCGTTCCCGCTGCGCGCATTGATAGTGCAGTTGATTCACGCCTGCAAAATGCTGCCCGCACTGTCAAATTAGACGGCTTCCGCCCCGGCAAAGTACCTATGCGCGTCGTTCGCCAGCGTTTCGGCGAGTCTGTGCGTATGGAAGTGCTTGGCGAGGTTATGAACGAAAGCTTTTACGAGGCTATTCAGCAGCAGGGCTTAAAGCCTGCTGGTCGGCCAAGTATTGAGCCTAAAAGTTTAGAGCCCGGTAAAGATATTGAGTTTGTGGCAACGTTTGAAGTTTTCCCCGACGTGGAAGCAAAAGATTACGGCTCAATTGAAGTTAAAAAGCCAGTAACAAAAATTACTGCTGCCGATGTCGATAAGATGATAGAAAATCTTCGTCAGCAACGTGCAGACTGGCAGCCTGCTGACCGCGCTGCGGTTAGCGGTGATAAAGCCAATATTGACTACCTTGGCACCAAAGATGGTGTAGAGTTTGATGGTGGCAAGGCTGAGGGCAGTGATCTAGAGCTCGGTTCTGGGAGTATGATTCCTGGATTCGAAGACGGTATAGTCGGCATGAGTGCTGGCGAAGAGAAAGTGCTGTCATTGTCTTTCCCAGATGATTACCACAGCGAAGACCTTAAAGGCGCTGCGGTTGAGTTCAAGATTACCTTGAATAGCGTTACTGAGAAAAAGCTTCCAGAAATGGACGAAACACTGTTCGAAGCCTTCGGCGTTAAAGAAGGTGGCGAAGAAGCGTTTCGTGCAGAAGTAGAAAAAAATATGGCTAGGGAGTTGAAAAACGCCACAAAGTCCCGCATTAAGAATCAAGTGATGGAGGGTGTACTTGCCGTTCATGCTGATTTACAGGTGCCAAAGGCCTTGGTATCACAAGAAATTGAGGCTTTGCGTAATCAGCAAATGCAGCAATTCGGCGCGATGGCAGAGAAATTAAATGCCGCTGATATCCTGCCTGATGAGTTGTTCCGGGAAAATGCGGAGCGTCGCGTAAAGCTTGGCTTGGTGCTAAACGAGCTGATTAGCGCAGAAGGTATTAAGGCTGATGAAGTAAAGGTGCGTGCTGCTTTGGAAGAGATGGCAGTAAGCTATGAAGATAAAGACGAAATTATTAATTGGTATATGAGCAACCCAGAACAGCTTCAACAAATCGAAGGTATGGTCATTGAAGAAGAAGTTGTTGAAAAATTGCTTGAAAAATCGAAGGTTAGCGAAGAAACTTTAAGCTACGAAGAAGTTATGTCGCCACCAGCGAAAGAGGCAGAAGAATCCTAATCTGAAAAGGGTGCTCTGGTTTTTTCCGGTCAAGCGACTGAACGCAAGTTCCGTCGCTTGATTTTTTTCTGCTGGCCGTAAATTTAACTCACTAATTACGTACGGAAGAGTATTCAATATGTCCCGCAATTCGTTCGATGGTATGAGCAATAATTCTGTAACCAATCTTGGTTTAGTGCCAATGGTTGTAGAGCAAACCGCACGTGGTGAGCGTTCCTACGACATCTACTCCCGCCTGCTTAAAGAGCGCGTTATCTTTTGTGTAGGACAAGTTGAAGACCATATGGCCAATCTTATTGTGGCCCAGCTGCTTTTCCTCGAATCTGAAAATCCTGATAAAGACATCCATCTTTATATTAATTCGCCAGGCGGGTCTGTTACGGCCGGCTTGTCTATTTACGACACCATGAAGTTTATTAAGCCCGACGTGAGCACAATGTGTATTGGCCAGGCTGCCAGCATGGGTGCCTTTTTGTTAAGTGGCGGCGCTAAAGGCAAGCGGTTTATTGTGCCAAATGCCCGCACCATGATTCATCAACCTAGTGGCGGAGCCCAAGGGCAGGCTACAGATATAGATATTCAAGCTCGCGAGATCTTGATTATTCGTGAAAAACTGAATCACCTTATGGCTGAGCACACGGGCCAGACTTACGAAACGATTGCGCACGACACCGAGCGCGACAACTTCATGAATGCGCAGCAATCTTGTGACTACGGCTTGGTGGATGAAGTTCTCACGTCTCGCTCATAGCGACTGTTGCGGCACCATTCGGATTTAGGTTTGAGTGGTGCGAACTTGCAAAATTGAGCAAAAAGCGTCATCTTTAATGCAGGGTGCTTCTATCATCCCGCAAAATCAGAACAAGGTAGGTATGAATGAGTAGT
This portion of the Zhongshania sp. R06B22 genome encodes:
- a CDS encoding DNA polymerase III subunit delta', with the translated sequence MAEPLVAYSWQMSQWQHLQQLIESGRLPHALLLVGPDSIGKLRFAKALAGYLLCESPGQLAACGHCRSCHFQIDASNPDYREICPDEGKRQIGIDQVRSLLNFSGQHAHRDNGKKIVVIHPAEAMNVFTANALLKTLEEPNAGTVLILVSHSSSQLLPTIRSRCVQLRFGVPDAALAESWLRDYVGDGELSKTLLREVGGRPLAARQTFDDDGLAVRQSFDSALTELFEGQKTALQVAEELLDKDILQVLDWWCRRLMDLSRHQLASHALAAESWQRFKVLPPALVMQTLQRGLELRSGFSRGVALNKRLVLETLFLEWVALCQRNAAS
- a CDS encoding PilZ domain-containing protein; translated protein: MSGAQGARNGILSLTIRDKAVLYAAYMPFIVDGGLFVPTTKSYQVGDEVFMLLTLMDEPEKLPIAGKVVWITPRGAQSNRAAGIGVQFIGGDGVANKKIESYLAGILESDKPTHTM
- a CDS encoding TatD family hydrolase; this translates as MLVDSHCHLDRIDLKPYGGDLDLAIQAATERGVSKMLCIGIDLGNAPAVVAIAERFPQIYASVGVHPLDISDEICSVQTLTELADHPKVVAIGETGLDYYYSSERKVDQQRSFAQHLQVSAVCGKPTIVHTRDAREDTLAIIAEHGSPQVGGVLHCFTESWEMAEAAMAMGYYISFSGIITFKNANELREVVRRVPIERLLVETDSPYLAPVPYRGKKNEPKYVVEVAECVAELKGLSYEDVLRHTTQNFERLFPLAK
- the gcvT gene encoding glycine cleavage system aminomethyltransferase GcvT, which produces MSTENLLTTPLNALHRELSAKMVPFAGYDMPVQYPLGVLKEHLHVRAAAGVFDVSHMGQIRVSGENVAAELEKLMPQDVLGLPLNRQRYGLLTNEQGGILDDLMFANCGDYFLLIVNAACKHQDFAWLRKHLPASVEMEMLEDQGLLALQGPKARQVLSRFAAETAAMVFMDTANCTIDGIECWLSCSGYTGEDGFEISVAPEKAEALARILLAQSEVEFIGLGARDSLRLEAGLCLYGHDMNDTISPIRANLLWSISKARRPDGARSGGYPGADVIAQELNDGVAEKRVLIDVEGRAPVREGADIVTASGDIVGRVSSGGFGPSVGRPIVMAYVSTATLKAQKPLFASVRGKQLPVMFRPSPFVEQRYYRG
- a CDS encoding beta-N-acetylglucosaminidase domain-containing protein — encoded protein: MSKPFTTSIIEGFYGREWTWAQRFSLPALVAKWQYSSYIYAPKGDASLRNNWAQPFEPSHRVNLENLGASCHASGLGWGLGLSPVGLQANYGASDRRLLKDKVAEIQELNLDVLWILFDDLPAGNPQLAQNQIAVVNDVKQQLPGVQLAMCPSYYSFDPILEDLFGKCPDHYFSDLNAGLTQDIDLLWTGNRVISDGYTGDDCQRAAELLGRKPLIWDNYPVNDGRKTSRFLHLAPFTGRSSEMAQWCRGHAVNPMNQFHLSMLVLPTLAAVYTSKASYNPDLAFKAALAGLPAQLRELMLRDALLFQEKGLDGITAGEKAELVNSYRKIAHPLAAEVCEWLDEGYRFDPACLTD
- the fadB gene encoding fatty acid oxidation complex subunit alpha FadB; translated protein: MIYQGKALTAKYLEEGIAELCFDLEGDSVNKFNRVTLQELGEATTALAAEANLKGVLVTSAKSVFIVGADITEFTELFKLPDAEIRAWTSKANDIFNAFEDLPVPTVAVINGVALGGGFEMCLACDFRVMSTAAIVGLPEVKLGINPGFGGTVRLPRVIGCDNAMMWVATGQQQKPAAALKDGGVDAVVAPDALLDASLDLLKNAIAGDFDHHARRAEKTSPVKLNDIERMMSFTTGKAMVAQQAGRHMPAPLTAAKSMERSAGLNRAEAIEVEIDHFLKLVRTPQASALVGLFLSEQAVSKAARGFAKTGGDIKQAAVLGAGIMGGGIAYQSAYKGTPILMKDIADAGLALGMKEAGKLLAKRVSRGRMTADKMAAVLGSIRPSLNYDGFDKADVIVEAVVENAKVKQAVLSETEKHISTDAVLASNTSTISITHLAEALERPENFCGMHFFNPVHAMPLVEVIRGEKTSDLTIAKVVKYALQMGKTPIVVNDCPGFYVNRVLFPYFAGFDMLIRDGGDFRKIDKVMEGFGMPMGPAYLMDVVGIDTGYHAAEVMAAGFPDRMRHEFTGISQLMFEAKRYGQKNGIGFYRYEEDAKGKPKKCEDEAALAMAESAKQASVELSDDDIVARMMIPMCIETVRCLDENIVRDPADADMGLVMGIGFPVFRGGALRYIDQMGVKAFCEMADQYADLGPLYHPTESLRQMAANGESFFK
- the fadA gene encoding acetyl-CoA C-acyltransferase FadA; translation: MTYKANDVVIVDCARTPMARSKNGVFRNVRAENMSASLIDSLLARNPGIDPALFEDVIWGCVNQTNEQGWNIARMISVMTKLPHEVAGQTVSRLCGSSMSALHTAAQAIMSGYGDTFMVGGVEHMGHLAMSHGVDPNPQASKYVARAAGMMGMTAEALAMMHGIGREQQDQFGMRSHLLAADARANGRFDKEIIALEGHGEDGRKLLVKADTTIRPETTLESLAQLRPAFDPRNGTVTAGTSSQIADGASAMIMMSGQRAMDLGLTPRAKVVGMAVAGVDPSIMGYGPVPATHKALKRLGMSMDDIETVELNEAFAAQALPVLKDLKLLDKMEDKVNLNGGAIALGHPFGCSGTRIVTTLINVMEQRDTSVGLATMCIGMGQGISTIIERV
- the tig gene encoding trigger factor; translated protein: MQVSVETTSGLERRLIVGVPAARIDSAVDSRLQNAARTVKLDGFRPGKVPMRVVRQRFGESVRMEVLGEVMNESFYEAIQQQGLKPAGRPSIEPKSLEPGKDIEFVATFEVFPDVEAKDYGSIEVKKPVTKITAADVDKMIENLRQQRADWQPADRAAVSGDKANIDYLGTKDGVEFDGGKAEGSDLELGSGSMIPGFEDGIVGMSAGEEKVLSLSFPDDYHSEDLKGAAVEFKITLNSVTEKKLPEMDETLFEAFGVKEGGEEAFRAEVEKNMARELKNATKSRIKNQVMEGVLAVHADLQVPKALVSQEIEALRNQQMQQFGAMAEKLNAADILPDELFRENAERRVKLGLVLNELISAEGIKADEVKVRAALEEMAVSYEDKDEIINWYMSNPEQLQQIEGMVIEEEVVEKLLEKSKVSEETLSYEEVMSPPAKEAEES
- the clpP gene encoding ATP-dependent Clp endopeptidase proteolytic subunit ClpP yields the protein MSRNSFDGMSNNSVTNLGLVPMVVEQTARGERSYDIYSRLLKERVIFCVGQVEDHMANLIVAQLLFLESENPDKDIHLYINSPGGSVTAGLSIYDTMKFIKPDVSTMCIGQAASMGAFLLSGGAKGKRFIVPNARTMIHQPSGGAQGQATDIDIQAREILIIREKLNHLMAEHTGQTYETIAHDTERDNFMNAQQSCDYGLVDEVLTSRS